GTAATCGAGGGTTTGAGCCCCGATTCGGTGAACAGCGTCCCTGCGGCACGCGTCACCAGCGCCTCGGCGCGTTGCCGGCTCTCTTCCTCGATCGTCGCCATCACGCCGCCCCACTGGACGAATTCCTGCGGCGCGGTCAGCGCCAGAATCTCGACGCTGCCGCCGGTCTTCACTGCGCGCCGCGCCGCAAAGCGCAATGCGATCTCGGATTCGGGACTTTCGTCGATCACCACCAGATAGGTGCGCATGGATGCATTCCCCGTTCCACGCGTTGACTGCCCCGTCATTCCCCGCCGCGCAAGCCCAAGGCCTTGACCCAAGCCCTAGCGGCGGCAAAGGGAGGACGAGCCTTTACCCCAGGGACCAACGACGGGAACCTCCATGTCGATCGAAATCAAGATGCCTGCGCTTTCCCCCACGATGGAGGAGGGCACCCTCGCCAAATGGCTGGTGAAGGAAGGCGATACGGTAAAGTCCGGCGACCTCCTCGCCGAGATCGAGACCGACAAGGCCACGATGGAATTCGAAGCCGTCGATGAAGGTGTGATCGGCAAGATCAATGTCCCCGAGGGCACCGACAATGTGAAGGTCGGCACCGTGATCGCAGTGATGGCCGGCGATGGCGAGGAAGTCTCCTCCCCTGCCCCGACGCCGGCGCCTGCCCCCGCCGCGAAGGCCGAGGCCGCACCTGCCCCCGCCGCCAAGACCGAAGCTGCGCCTGCGCCGAAGCCCGCGCCGGCCAAGGCGAACGGCGCCGATTCGG
This genomic stretch from Sphingomonas sp. LM7 harbors:
- a CDS encoding universal stress protein, yielding MRTYLVVIDESPESEIALRFAARRAVKTGGSVEILALTAPQEFVQWGGVMATIEEESRQRAEALVTRAAGTLFTESGLKPSITVREGDGAKVVREMIAANGDIAALVLGAAASGPPGTLVSHFTGADAGTLSVPVMIIPGSLDVAAIDRLS